In Lepidochelys kempii isolate rLepKem1 chromosome 8, rLepKem1.hap2, whole genome shotgun sequence, a single genomic region encodes these proteins:
- the SH3TC2 gene encoding SH3 domain and tetratricopeptide repeat-containing protein 2 isoform X3, translated as MASGNPRQLDPGDQPAQVAESPLETESVSLAVGEGFPTEIALVFSVESRTSQCVNSQLQKAARKKLWALENDDKDICDLFKELSARLVCIQAQKDRFLLTFKTTEEIWKFSTYLALGYVACCLEHLLFDRGYWLNCSLVEDTGIRITVDEDHLATMYLGLLLQEGHFFSRAVFSVPQPLEGGEESLKLHENELVHVKDIGKESKWEGMSLSTGQRGLVAVAAIEPLPHPFYQWFLKNNPMSCGTSKEISGTTSQPIGTGRCTATEDHRGRGWDELSFSKGDSIEVVGFLIPGLLWFVGKSTSSGTIGFVQSKHIAAETCEPLGKGSVFLSEEEKSSLLLLPGSEQHYTSLLEDLARTDITSVYRLAGFEPTATFPGGPSEAALQGYKDVQLFKTCGESAANSLSTPSDTEQSSPEGEASPTALEEFLLREPDDLDDPKFFIDLNAGHMEDAEVFDPILTFLNQGRYVAPFQSLYDLSFSFLRSTFYGFSDEDKLVLYLETSRNWAKRTHLGWAHTRLCFLLGRLCIKRVKFSQARVYFEEAMNVMDKGFDDLPLLAALHVNLAAIYLKQKMRHKFFSMLGKAVALLACLPGHCFSSENELEVVKYILREAIVVGNAPLEARACFLVVKLFLQLGKYDEVLPFAERLQFLSTCVSSQDSSATCLDTTPILSYLYDKKYLPHITLASTRLFVPSGIKGAPTPIWRAGLVLQNTSKLLGSQLGRSSVPALACLYLRHALAFSHESGAVSTQKTLCAVLSKMYLQHDMLDRALYYSARAVALGRLMSEEEAFESSLFLGWMYVLASQPAKAKAIMLRLLHSLRETDSVTQDGAVRNLLAIALKEEGKVKKAAENYLWALKKAKETGNRQNQAIALANFGHLTLSCGASQLAESYFLQSVQLYIELQGGEDSEIELVQVLLWLAQAMLSRHRIEDSKLCYELALVFALKSHNVKSQLHITESLCHFYSKVSPNPGACITYHEHWVSLAQQLRDREIEGNVLQTLSQLYQTLDIPKSLRRSLDCTKQSLRIFIDLGETVKAAQAWLQAGRLYYLLQEDELVEMYFQAAIQTALIPGELSVAMDLYEEAGDIFFNGNRNRHRAVEYYRGGAVPLARKLKATRTELRLFNKLAELHIGLQGYEKALEFATLAARLSSSADVHTSPDCEAHPF; from the exons ATGGCATCAG GTAACCCCAGGCAGCTGGATCCAGGAGATCAGCCTGCACAGGTAGCAGAGAGCCCTCTGGAGACCGAGTCTGTGTCACTGGCTGTAGGGGAAGGATTTCCAACTG AGATTGCGCTTGTGTTCTCTGTTGAGAGTCGCACTTCTCAGTGTGTCAACTCCCAGCTGCAGAAGGCAGCAAGGAAGAAGCTGTGGGCCCTGGAAAATGATGACAAGGACATCTGTGATCTTTTCAAG GAGCTCTCAGCCAGGCTGGTCTGTATCCAGGCCCAGAAGGATCGGTTCCTCCTCACCTTCAAGACCACAGAAGAAATCTGGAAGTTTTCCACATATTTGGCTTTAG GCTACGTGGCTTGCTGTTTGGAGCATCTTCTGTTTGACCGCGGGTACTGGTTGAACTGTTCTCTGGTGGAGGACACTGGGATCAGAATTACTGTAGATGAAGATCACTTGGCCACCATGTACCTGGGTCTGCTACTCCAGGAAG GTCACTTCTTTTCCAGAGCAGTGTTCAGTGTGCCTCAACccctggagggaggagaggaaagctTAAAGCTGCACGAGAACGAGCTAGTCCATGTGAAGGACATTGGGAAAGAATCGAAATGGGAAGGGATGTCCTTATCAACAGGTCAGCGAGGCCTGGTGGCTGTGGCAGCCATAGAGCCACTCCCCCACCCATTTTACCA GTGGTTTCTGAAGAACAATCCAATGAGCTGCGGCACCTCCAAGGAGATCAGCGGGACAACCTCTCAGCCCATTG GCACGGGGAGGTGCACGGCCACAGAGGATCACAGAGGGAGAGGATGGGATGAACTGAGTTTCTCCAAGGGAGATAGCATAGAGGTTGTTGGTTTTCTTATACCAGGACTGCTGTGGTTTGTGGGGAAATCCACAAGCAGTGGGACCATTGGCTTTGTCCAGAGCAAACACATAGCAGCAGAAACTTGTGAACCTCT GGGAAAGGGTTCAGTGTTTCTAAGTGAAGAAGAGaaatcctcccttctcctcctccctggcaGCGAGCAGCACTACACCAGCCTCCTCGAGGACCTGGCCCGCACAGACATCACTTCTGTGTACAGGCTTG CTGGTTTCGAACCCACAGCCACGTTTCCAGGAGGGCCATCTG AGGCTGCTCTTCAGGGGTATAAGGACGTCCAGCTGTTCAAGACCTGTGGGGAATCTGCTGCAAACAGCCTGTCCACACCTAGTGACACAGAGCAGTCTAGCCCGGAGGGCGAAGCATCCCCCACTGCCCTGGAAGAATTTCTTCTGCGGGAGCCAGATGACCTCGATGACCCCAAGTTCTTTATTGACCTGAATGCTGGGCACATGGAGGACGCTGAAGTCTTTGACCCCATACTGACCTTCCTTAACCAAGGGCGCTATGTGGCCCCTTTCCAAAGCCTCTATGAcctctccttttccttcctccGCTCCACTTTTTATGGCTTCTCTGATGAGGACAAACTGGTCTTGTACCTCGAGACCTCCAGAAATTGGGCCAAGAGGACTCACTTAGGCTGGGCTCACACCAGGCTCTGTTTCCTTCTGGGAAGGCTGTGCATCAAAAGGGTCAAGTTCTCCCAGGCCCGAGTCTATTTTGAAGAAGCCATGAATGTCATGGACAAGGGGTTTGATGACCTGCCCCTATTGGCTGCACTGCATGTGAACCTTGCCGCTATCTACCTGAAGCAGAAGATGAGGCACAAGTTCTTCTCCATGCTGGGGAAAGCTGTGGCCCTGCTGGCCTGCTTGCCTGGACACTGCTTCAGCTCTGAGAACGAGTTGGAGGTCGTGAAGTACATCCTGAGGGAAGCCATCGTCGTGGGCAATGCCCCCTTGGAGGCCCGGGCCTGCTTTCTTGTTGTCAAGCTTTTCCTGCAGTTGGGCAAATATGACGAGGTCCTGCCCTTTGCAGAGCGCCTTCAGTTCCTCTCTACCTGCGTCTCCAGCCAGGACTCCAGTGCCACATGCTTGGACACGACCCCTATCCTGAGCTACCTCTATGACAAGAAGTACTTGCCGCACATCACGTTGGCTTCCACCAGGCTGTTTGTTCCCAGTGGCATAAAGGGGGCACCGACGCCTATATGGAGAGCTGGCTTAGTCCTCCAAAATACCTCCAAGCTCTTGGGAAGccagctgggcaggagcagcGTCCCAGCACTTGCTTGCCTGTATCTCAGGCATGCATTGGCCTTCTCCCATGAGAGTGGAGCTGTGTCCACCCAAAAGACCTTGTGTGCTGTCTTGTCCAAAATGTACCTCCAGCATGACATGTTAGATAGAGCACTTTATTATTCTGCCAGAGCTGTAGCCCTTGGCAGGCTGATGAGTGAGGAGGAGGCCTTTGAATCTTCCCTTTTCTTGGGGTGGATGTATGTTCTGGCCAGCCAGCCGGCTAAGGCTAAGGCGATCATGTTGCGGCTCCTGCATTCTCTGCGCGAGACAGACAGTGTTACTCAGGATGGGGCAGTTCGCAACCTCCTGGCCATTGCCCTCAAAGAAGAAGGAAAGGTGAAGAAGGCAGCAGAGAATTACCTATGGGCCTTAAAAAAAGCCAAGGAGACTGGCAACAGGCAGAACCAGGCTATTGCCCTGGCCAACTTTGGACACCTGACTCTCTCGTGCGGGGCGAGCCAGCTGGCAGAGAGCTACTTCCTCCAGTCTGTTCAACTGTATATTGAACTCCAGGGTGGGGAAGATTCAGAGATAGAGCTGGTGCAGGTCCTTctgtggctggcacaggccaTGCTGAGTAGGCACAGGATAGAAGACAGCAAACTCTGTTATGAGCTAGCACTGGTGTTTGCCCTGAAGTCACACAATGTGAAGA GTCAGCTTCATATCACTGAGTCCCTCTGCCATTTCTACAGCAAAGTATCCCCAAATCCTGGGGCCTGCATCACCTACCATGAACACTGGGTATCCCTGGCACAGCAGCTCCGGGACAGAGAGATAGAAGGGAATGTCCTGCAGACCCTCAGCCAGCTCTACCAGACTCTAGACATACCCAA GTCCCTGAGACGGTCTCTGGACTGCACCAAACAGAGCTTAAGGATCTTCATTGACCTGGGGGAGACAGTCAAAGCGGCTCAGGCCTGGCTGCAGGCTGGAAGGCTCTATTATCTCCTGCAAGAGGATGAGCTGGTGGAAATGTACTTCCAG GCAGCCATACAGACTGCACTGATACCAGGGGAGTTGTCCGTGGCCATGGACCTGTATGAAGAGGCTGGGGATATCTTTTTCAATGGCAACCGAAACAGGCACCGAGCAGTGGAATATTACAGG ggaGGTGCTGTGCCTTTGGCCAGGAAACTGAAGGCCACCAGGACAGAGCTGCGGCTGTTCAATAAGCTGGCAGAGCTGCACATTGGGCTGCAGGGCTACGAGAAGGCCCTGGAATTTGCCACACTGGCAGCCAGGCTCAGCAGCAGCGCAG ATGTCCACACTTCCCCTGACTGTGAAGCACACCCATTCTAG
- the SH3TC2 gene encoding SH3 domain and tetratricopeptide repeat-containing protein 2 isoform X5, which produces MASGNPRQLDPGDQPAQVAESPLETESVSLAVGEGFPTEIALVFSVESRTSQCVNSQLQKAARKKLWALENDDKDICDLFKELSARLVCIQAQKDRFLLTFKTTEEIWKFSTYLALGYVACCLEHLLFDRGYWLNCSLVEDTGIRITVDEDHLATMYLGLLLQEGHFFSRAVFSVPQPLEGGEESLKLHENELVHVKDIGKESKWEGMSLSTGQRGLVAVAAIEPLPHPFYQWFLKNNPMSCGTSKEISGTTSQPIGTGRCTATEDHRGRGWDELSFSKGDSIEVVGFLIPGLLWFVGKSTSSGTIGFVQSKHIAAETCEPLGKGSVFLSEEEKSSLLLLPGSEQHYTSLLEDLARTDITSVYRLAGFEPTATFPGGPSEAALQGYKDVQLFKTCGESAANSLSTPSDTEQSSPEGEASPTALEEFLLREPDDLDDPKFFIDLNAGHMEDAEVFDPILTFLNQGRYVAPFQSLYDLSFSFLRSTFYGFSDEDKLVLYLETSRNWAKRTHLGWAHTRLCFLLGRLCIKRVKFSQARVYFEEAMNVMDKGFDDLPLLAALHVNLAAIYLKQKMRHKFFSMLGKAVALLACLPGHCFSSENELEVVKYILREAIVVGNAPLEARACFLVVKLFLQLGKYDEVLPFAERLQFLSTCVSSQDSSATCLDTTPILSYLYDKKYLPHITLASTRLFVPSGIKGAPTPIWRAGLVLQNTSKLLGSQLGRSSVPALACLYLRHALAFSHESGAVSTQKTLCAVLSKMYLQHDMLDRALYYSARAVALGRLMSEEEAFESSLFLGWMYVLASQPAKAKAIMLRLLHSLRETDSVTQDGAVRNLLAIALKEEGKVKKAAENYLWALKKAKETGNRQNQAIALANFGHLTLSCGASQLAESYFLQSVQLYIELQGGEDSEIELVQVLLWLAQAMLSRHRIEDSKLCYELALVFALKSHNVKSQLHITESLCHFYSKVSPNPGACITYHEHWVSLAQQLRDREIEGNVLQTLSQLYQTLDIPKSLRRSLDCTKQSLRIFIDLGETVKAAQAWLQAGRLYYLLQEDELVEMYFQAAIQTALIPGELSVAMDLYEEAGDIFFNGNRNRHRAVEYYRLAPWGYSVPCRV; this is translated from the exons ATGGCATCAG GTAACCCCAGGCAGCTGGATCCAGGAGATCAGCCTGCACAGGTAGCAGAGAGCCCTCTGGAGACCGAGTCTGTGTCACTGGCTGTAGGGGAAGGATTTCCAACTG AGATTGCGCTTGTGTTCTCTGTTGAGAGTCGCACTTCTCAGTGTGTCAACTCCCAGCTGCAGAAGGCAGCAAGGAAGAAGCTGTGGGCCCTGGAAAATGATGACAAGGACATCTGTGATCTTTTCAAG GAGCTCTCAGCCAGGCTGGTCTGTATCCAGGCCCAGAAGGATCGGTTCCTCCTCACCTTCAAGACCACAGAAGAAATCTGGAAGTTTTCCACATATTTGGCTTTAG GCTACGTGGCTTGCTGTTTGGAGCATCTTCTGTTTGACCGCGGGTACTGGTTGAACTGTTCTCTGGTGGAGGACACTGGGATCAGAATTACTGTAGATGAAGATCACTTGGCCACCATGTACCTGGGTCTGCTACTCCAGGAAG GTCACTTCTTTTCCAGAGCAGTGTTCAGTGTGCCTCAACccctggagggaggagaggaaagctTAAAGCTGCACGAGAACGAGCTAGTCCATGTGAAGGACATTGGGAAAGAATCGAAATGGGAAGGGATGTCCTTATCAACAGGTCAGCGAGGCCTGGTGGCTGTGGCAGCCATAGAGCCACTCCCCCACCCATTTTACCA GTGGTTTCTGAAGAACAATCCAATGAGCTGCGGCACCTCCAAGGAGATCAGCGGGACAACCTCTCAGCCCATTG GCACGGGGAGGTGCACGGCCACAGAGGATCACAGAGGGAGAGGATGGGATGAACTGAGTTTCTCCAAGGGAGATAGCATAGAGGTTGTTGGTTTTCTTATACCAGGACTGCTGTGGTTTGTGGGGAAATCCACAAGCAGTGGGACCATTGGCTTTGTCCAGAGCAAACACATAGCAGCAGAAACTTGTGAACCTCT GGGAAAGGGTTCAGTGTTTCTAAGTGAAGAAGAGaaatcctcccttctcctcctccctggcaGCGAGCAGCACTACACCAGCCTCCTCGAGGACCTGGCCCGCACAGACATCACTTCTGTGTACAGGCTTG CTGGTTTCGAACCCACAGCCACGTTTCCAGGAGGGCCATCTG AGGCTGCTCTTCAGGGGTATAAGGACGTCCAGCTGTTCAAGACCTGTGGGGAATCTGCTGCAAACAGCCTGTCCACACCTAGTGACACAGAGCAGTCTAGCCCGGAGGGCGAAGCATCCCCCACTGCCCTGGAAGAATTTCTTCTGCGGGAGCCAGATGACCTCGATGACCCCAAGTTCTTTATTGACCTGAATGCTGGGCACATGGAGGACGCTGAAGTCTTTGACCCCATACTGACCTTCCTTAACCAAGGGCGCTATGTGGCCCCTTTCCAAAGCCTCTATGAcctctccttttccttcctccGCTCCACTTTTTATGGCTTCTCTGATGAGGACAAACTGGTCTTGTACCTCGAGACCTCCAGAAATTGGGCCAAGAGGACTCACTTAGGCTGGGCTCACACCAGGCTCTGTTTCCTTCTGGGAAGGCTGTGCATCAAAAGGGTCAAGTTCTCCCAGGCCCGAGTCTATTTTGAAGAAGCCATGAATGTCATGGACAAGGGGTTTGATGACCTGCCCCTATTGGCTGCACTGCATGTGAACCTTGCCGCTATCTACCTGAAGCAGAAGATGAGGCACAAGTTCTTCTCCATGCTGGGGAAAGCTGTGGCCCTGCTGGCCTGCTTGCCTGGACACTGCTTCAGCTCTGAGAACGAGTTGGAGGTCGTGAAGTACATCCTGAGGGAAGCCATCGTCGTGGGCAATGCCCCCTTGGAGGCCCGGGCCTGCTTTCTTGTTGTCAAGCTTTTCCTGCAGTTGGGCAAATATGACGAGGTCCTGCCCTTTGCAGAGCGCCTTCAGTTCCTCTCTACCTGCGTCTCCAGCCAGGACTCCAGTGCCACATGCTTGGACACGACCCCTATCCTGAGCTACCTCTATGACAAGAAGTACTTGCCGCACATCACGTTGGCTTCCACCAGGCTGTTTGTTCCCAGTGGCATAAAGGGGGCACCGACGCCTATATGGAGAGCTGGCTTAGTCCTCCAAAATACCTCCAAGCTCTTGGGAAGccagctgggcaggagcagcGTCCCAGCACTTGCTTGCCTGTATCTCAGGCATGCATTGGCCTTCTCCCATGAGAGTGGAGCTGTGTCCACCCAAAAGACCTTGTGTGCTGTCTTGTCCAAAATGTACCTCCAGCATGACATGTTAGATAGAGCACTTTATTATTCTGCCAGAGCTGTAGCCCTTGGCAGGCTGATGAGTGAGGAGGAGGCCTTTGAATCTTCCCTTTTCTTGGGGTGGATGTATGTTCTGGCCAGCCAGCCGGCTAAGGCTAAGGCGATCATGTTGCGGCTCCTGCATTCTCTGCGCGAGACAGACAGTGTTACTCAGGATGGGGCAGTTCGCAACCTCCTGGCCATTGCCCTCAAAGAAGAAGGAAAGGTGAAGAAGGCAGCAGAGAATTACCTATGGGCCTTAAAAAAAGCCAAGGAGACTGGCAACAGGCAGAACCAGGCTATTGCCCTGGCCAACTTTGGACACCTGACTCTCTCGTGCGGGGCGAGCCAGCTGGCAGAGAGCTACTTCCTCCAGTCTGTTCAACTGTATATTGAACTCCAGGGTGGGGAAGATTCAGAGATAGAGCTGGTGCAGGTCCTTctgtggctggcacaggccaTGCTGAGTAGGCACAGGATAGAAGACAGCAAACTCTGTTATGAGCTAGCACTGGTGTTTGCCCTGAAGTCACACAATGTGAAGA GTCAGCTTCATATCACTGAGTCCCTCTGCCATTTCTACAGCAAAGTATCCCCAAATCCTGGGGCCTGCATCACCTACCATGAACACTGGGTATCCCTGGCACAGCAGCTCCGGGACAGAGAGATAGAAGGGAATGTCCTGCAGACCCTCAGCCAGCTCTACCAGACTCTAGACATACCCAA GTCCCTGAGACGGTCTCTGGACTGCACCAAACAGAGCTTAAGGATCTTCATTGACCTGGGGGAGACAGTCAAAGCGGCTCAGGCCTGGCTGCAGGCTGGAAGGCTCTATTATCTCCTGCAAGAGGATGAGCTGGTGGAAATGTACTTCCAG GCAGCCATACAGACTGCACTGATACCAGGGGAGTTGTCCGTGGCCATGGACCTGTATGAAGAGGCTGGGGATATCTTTTTCAATGGCAACCGAAACAGGCACCGAGCAGTGGAATATTACAGG cTGGCACCTTGGGGCTACTCTGTGCCGTGCAGGGTTTGA